In one Magallana gigas chromosome 9, xbMagGiga1.1, whole genome shotgun sequence genomic region, the following are encoded:
- the LOC105348041 gene encoding uncharacterized protein DDB_G0283357: MGQFKDPELALAKEVILQAQAQTTKWVTMTLVLSCVGVLGVTGIMMGVYLSGNLGKGDDSDDSVNLPVLSQAMKGANLESDVSQNHLDLSLSDPIKAPNPLHSTTPHSDDDDDQHSLSSLNKLDAKQDDKGFLASQLNHLNMIGKEMLMLPHLTRKPNAKPIILPPPATKEDITTSLPVEKLTVPANTAPMPNAVTFDTTIRDFTISSNINSITNNFLGDVRDTLHESFFQQLSPNNYDDNSYEFNSQEKTKISGEDSDQEVSVEDNTSEETSIRETPGTVKDESSSKEQVNSGVISSETQIDEQSSTENADDKSSSEEQTADDSTGEDTVVNNILATDSKSSENQSNDEQSEASKEKDSSSEEDSNEKQISKETDDNSDMYEGKDISTQDNGSSNEVEIIKQVELDYDDSYEFENILTDEKFKSFVATSLTLPEKIKSTETSESSALSVENDKISSHDSYDSAERNSAGRIEIEGKDANADTSNSYEFNSAEASNSGDHSPEIAIEVLENRNSKQRDSETIDSENVSDKVKLSLGNKHGRYSYEEISSKSASDESVATDQTNDKNQHDSAESTIENKSDESENSSEELKVNSKENDKQESGIIQDDTSSESNEDSDSMENASKKESIETVSNSKSEKSSETVENKESNEVSTLTETSKSDEDSSIEVNSNENSIAKSDISHDEHSDSADKSSLINSESEESKEDSEQDSKENSRDNVDNSSNDHSSDDSNNDEQTEESSQHFEQTSKQSESVDSSLLNMGMKGTDDSSEENSSNKKSTEDIDDNSKAGGTSTESLGKDVIESETSGSSNNDDTSTESGEDSMINMILNIENKSSNDKSQLDDSNENDNNVDSESKESVSSELTATVQQTQSSFLESKEKGNEGSSEESTVISGSQNFKLSSNEFSTNQSEKDESEESEDSEEKSNEKSESVNDEHSEQDDSSQHSNKDDSNQHSDQDESSQHSEQDDTSKHSEQDESSQHSNKDDSSQHSDQDDTSKHSEQDESSQHSEQDYSSQHSEQDDSSQHSEQDDSSQHSEQDESSHHLDQDNLSQRSEQDDSSQHSEQDDSSQHLEQDESSQHSNQDDSSQHSEHNESSQNSDQKASNQLVTHDKSNQHSEQNDSSQDSEQGESSEGGAKSTENMASNLQESSEHKEKDESSKEKTDEGKEDDLSNETSDESNNSKNPDRSVSKENKKISSRDTTESDESTEETRSQNAASALENNFDHVDYNYLNPFTSQYSDLYSSLYYDSYYDDLLKSGNDHKNSQETTDSDDTKVSAKVSSKQDESGEKSRESKESKDPSTQNEVRRPGKKQSSDEIIEEAAGVPLSNAGDNYYDDNMYFDLLGGLLEKSRMKSNYQQMSSTVSNDEHQSSDERMENINKDDSQEDVPIRADSRDDSSETQDSNGAIYTNPWATVQHNQREEPEDAMSQFFNFAATRNPMENGVIHGITNGFDGVMTTTRPIVPAADYYDDDEDSQRGRSLGFVGASDDQHGGISSLHNGHVQDNTYTHNQHFSLNNGNAHSGNIGGGMFSGNQNFGLFDHFEKTLTNIQQNIPSLNNDQSFSFSGFNQQTENGGSNNGHSQDFVRHIDGSVYNNGNFNDNQWPMQENNFQGELNQNLHQIEPHQWNPHHTRNEQSLTESIPATENSLQTNSLSATGFDLLSSSPSATGSGLSPSISSHTSNEHLPSSSFTPQNSGSEHWSTGDMQASPMEASRQDRNIFLDPQTNYFSNSVHRSAFVAPNDQLDFNINVNNGNNQMIANQPTINNQPVSHDQQFYHDNNQFSVQSGNGASFGMVQNIPASSQQMHITNEDSEERNDESFSGSHRSSLSSNVQPSNVYRNPYADDNFDDDHHESHQYANHNQERTNNHNGDENDDSSENNNENDDDTDR; this comes from the exons ATGGGCCAGTTTAAGGATCCAGAATTAGCCTTGGCGAAG gagGTAATTCTCCAAGCGCAGGCGCAGACGACAAAATGGGTCACGATGACGTTGGTGCTTTCGTGTGTGGGGGTACTCGGGGTGACAGGGATCATGATGGGGGTCTACCTGTCCGGGAACCTTGGGAAGGGAGACGATTCAGATGATTCA GTCAATCTTCCCGTATTATCACAAGCCATGAAAGGAGCCAATTTGGAGAGCGACGTATCACAGAATCACTTGGATCTCAGTTTATCAGACCCT ATTAAAGCACCCAATCCATTGCATTCCACAACGCCTCATTCTGATGATGACGACGACCAACATTCGCTTTCCAGTTTGAATAAGCTGGATGCAAAACAGGATGACAAAGGTTTTCTAGCTAGTCAACTGAATCACTTGAACATGATAGGAAAAGAAATGCTAATGCTTCCGCATTTAACCCGAAAACCAAACGCAAAACCAATTATTTTACCACCACCTGCAACAAAAGAAGATATAACGACATCACTTCCCGTGGAAAAACTTACAGTTCCCGCAAATACAGCGCCGATGCCGAATGCTGTTACCTTTGACACAACGATAAGGGACTTCACCATCTCCTCGAACATTAACTCAATCACGAACAATTTTCTTGGTGATGTTCGGGACACGCTTCACGAGAGTTTCTTTCAGCAACTTTCTCCAAATAATTATGACGATAATAGCTATGAATTCAACAGTCAAGAAAAGACAAAGATATCAGGAGAAGATTCGGACCAAGAGGTATCGGTAGAAGACAACACATCGGAAGAGACTTCAATTAGGGAAACACCTGGCACAGTCAAGGATGAGAGCAGTTCGAAAGAGCAAGTCAACTCTGGGGTAATTTCGTCCGAAACTCAAATTGATGAGCAATCGTCAACGGAAAATGCAGACGATAAATCATCTTCAGAGGAACAAACTGCAGATGATTCAACTGGAGAGGATACCGTTGTAAATAACATATTGGCTACAGATTCTAAATCATCGGAAAATCAAAGCAACGACGAACAATCAGAAGCAAGCAAAGAAAAAGATTCGTCATCAGAGGAGGATagcaatgaaaaacaaatatcaaaagaaacTGACGATAACAGTGATATGTATGAAGGCAAGGACATATCCACACAAGATAATGGCAGTTCAAACGAagtagaaataataaaacaagtaGAACTAGATTATGATGACAGTTATGAATTTGAAAACATTCTCACTGATgagaaatttaaatcatttgtaGCTACATCTTTAACCTTACCTGAGAAGATAAAATCCACAGAAACATCAGAGAGTAGTGCTTTATCTgttgaaaatgacaaaatttctAGTCACGACAGTTATGACTCAGCTGAACGAAATTCGGCAGGAAGAATTGAAATTGAGGGCAAAGACGCAAATGCAGACACATCAAATAGCTATGAGTTTAATTCTGCTGAGGCATCAAATAGTGGTGATCATTCTCCCGAAATAGCAATTGAAGTTTTAGAGAATAGAAACTCTAAACAGAGAGACAGTGAAACCATAGACAGCGAAAATGTCTCAGATAAAGTAAAATTATCTCTAGGCAATAAACATGGAAGATACAGTTATGAAGAAATAAGTTCAAAGTCTGCTAGTGATGAATCAGTTGCCACTGatcaaacaaatgataaaaaccaacATGATAGTGCAGAATCCACTATCGAAAATAAATCTGATGAAAGCGAGAACTCATCAGAAGAACTTAAAGTCAATAGCAAAGAAAACGACAAGCAGGAGTCTGGAATAATTCAAGACGACACTTCCAGTGAAAGCAATGAAGATTCTGATTCCATGGAAAATGCGTCCAAGAAAGAAAGCATTGAAACTGTTTCTAACAGCAAATCAGAGAAAAGTTCTGAAACAGTGGAAAACAAGGAAAGTAATGAAGTTTCAACTCTTACAGAAACCTCAAAAAGTGACGAAGATTCTTCGATCGAAGTTAATTCGAATGAAAATAGCATCGCAAAATCTGACATTTCACATGATGAACATTCAGACAGTGCTGATAAGTCATCTTTGATAAACTCTGAGTCGGAAGAAAGCAAGGAAGATTCGGAGCAAGACAGCAAAGAAAACAGTAGAGATAATGTTGATAACTCAAGCAATGACCACTCATCGGACGACAGTAACAACGATGAACAAACAGAAGAATCGTCTCAACATTTCGAGCAGACATCAAAGCAGAGTGAATCTGTCGACAGCTCCTTGCTTAACATGGGCATGAAAGGTACCGATGATTCATCTGAAGAGAACAGCAGCAACAAAAAAAGCACTGAAGATATTGATGACAATTCAAAAGCTGGAGGAACATCAACTGAAAGTCTTGGCAAAGACGTAATAGAATCTGAGACAAGTGGAAGCTCAAACAACGATGATACTTCTACCGAAAGTGGTGAAGATTCTATGATCAATATGATtctaaatattgaaaacaaatcaaGCAATGATAAATCACAACTTGATGATTCGAacgaaaatgataataatgttGATAGCGAGAGTAAAGAGAGCGTTTCGTCTGAGCTTACCGCTACGGTGCAACAGACTCAGTCCTCTTTCCTAGAATCAAAAGAAAAAGGCAATGAAGGTTCTTCTGAAGAAAGTACCGTGATCAGTGGCAGTCAAAACTTTAAACTCAGCTCAAATGAATTCAGTACTAACCAGTCTGAAAAAGACGAAAGTGAAGAATCTGAAGACAGTGAAGAGAAAAGTAATGAGAAGAGCGAATCAGTAAACGATGAACACTCAGAACAAGATGACTCAAGTCAACACTCAAATAAAGATGACTCAAATCAACACTCAGATCAAGATGAATCTAGTCAACACTCAGAACAAGATGACACAAGTAAACACTCAGAACAAGATGAGTCAAGTCAACACTCAAATAAAGATGACTCAAGTCAACACTCGGATCAAGATGACACAAGTAAACACTCAGAACAAGATGAGTCAAGTCAACACTCAGAACAAGATTACTCAAGTCAACACTCAGAACAAGATGACTCAAGTCAACACTCAGAACAAGATGACTCAAGTCAACATTCAGAACAAGATGAATCAAGTCACCACTTAGACCAAGATAACTTGAGTCAACGATCAGAACAAGATGACTCAAGTCAACACTCAGAACAAGATGACTCAAGTCAACACTTAGAACAAGATGAGTCAAGTCAACACTCAAATCAAGATGACTCAAGTCAACACTCAGAACACAATGAATCAAGTCAAAATTCAGATCAAAAAGCTTCAAATCAActcgtaacacatgataaatcAAATCAACACTCAGAACAAAATGACTCAAGTCAAGATTCCGAACAAGGTGAATCTAGCGAAGGCGGTGCAAAATCAACCGAAAACATGGCTTCCAACCTCCAAGAATCGAGCGAACATAAGGAAAAAGACGAATCGTCGAAAGAAAAAACAGATGAAGGGAAAGAAGATGATTTATCAAATGAAACATCAGATGAGTCAAACAATTCAAAGAATCCAGATCGTTCTGTTtcgaaagaaaataaaaagatttcatCACGGGACACAACAGAAAGCGACGAGTCGACGGAGGAAACCAGATCGCAAAATGCCGCCAGTGCCTTAGAAAATAACTTTGATCATGTTGATTACAACTACCTTAATCCTTTCACATCACAATATTCTGATCTTTACAGTTCTTTATATTACGATTCTTATTATGATGATTTACTTAAAAGTGGAAATGATcataaaaattctcaagagacCACCGATTCCGATGATACCAAGGTATCGGCTAAAGTTAGTTCTAAACAAGATGAATCTGGTGAAAAATCAAGAGAGTCTAAAGAATCAAAAGATCCGTCAACACAAAATGAGGTCAGGCGACCCGGTAAAAAACAAAGTAGTGATGAGATTATAGAAGAGGCAGCAGGAGTACCATTGAGTAATGCAGGGGACAACTACTACGATGAtaatatgtattttgatttacttGGTGGGCTTCTCGAAAAAAGCAGAATGAAAAGCAATTACCAGCAAATGTCTAGTACTGTCTCTAACGATGAACATCAGTCATCTGACGAAAGAATGGAAAACATAAACAAGGATGACAGCCAAGAAGACGTTCCGATTCGTGCAGATAGCCGAGATGACAGCTCAGAGACACAAGATTCAAATGGTGCAATTTACACCAATCCTTGGGCAACAGTGCAGCATAACCAGAGAGAAGAACCAGAAGATGCTATGTCACAATTCTTTAATTTTGCTGCCACACGAAATCCAATGGAAAATGGTGTCATCCATGGAATCACCAATGGATTTGATGGTGTTATGACTACAACAAGGCCAATCGTTCCTGCAGCTGATTACTACGACGATGATGAAGATTCTCAACGTGGAAGATCTTTAGGTTTCGTCGGCGCCTCAGATGATCAACATGGTGGTATTTCTTCGTTGCATAACGGGCATGTTCAAGACAATACTTATACGCATAACCAGCACTTTTCGTTGAATAATGGCAATGCACATTCAGGGAATATTGGAGGTGGCATGTTTTCAGGAAATCAAAATTTCGGACTTTTCgatcattttgaaaaaactCTAACGAATATCCAACAAAATATTCCATCTTTAAATAATGACCAATCTTTTTCATTTTCCGGTTTTAACCAACAAACAGAAAATGGGGGTTCAAATAATGGCCATTCACAAGATTTTGTACGTCATATAGATGGTTCAGTATACAACAATGGAAATTTTAATGATAACCAATGGCCGATGCAAGAAAACAATTTCCAAGGAGAATTGAATCAAAACTTGCATCAAATTGAACCTCATCAGTGGAACCCACACCACACAAGAAACGAACAATCTCTAACAGAAAGTATTCCAGCCACAGAAAACAGTCTACAGACAAATTCCTTATCTGCCACAGGATTCGATCTCTTATCAAGTTCTCCATCCGCCACAGGAAGTGGCCTTTCGCCAAGTATTTCGTCCCACACATCAAATGAACATTTGCCAAGTTCTTCATTCACCCCTCAAAACTCGGGGAGCGAGCATTGGTCAACGGGTGATATGCAAGCCTCACCAATGGAAGCCAGTCGACAAGACAGAAACATATTTCTGGATCCACAAACTAATTACTTCAGTAACAGTGTGCACAGAAGCGCATTTGTAGCTCCAAACGACCAGTTAGACTTTAATATAAACGTCAATAATGGAAACAACCAGATGATTGCAAATCAACCTACAATCAACAATCAGCCTGTTTCGCACGACCAACAATTTTACCACGATAACAACCAATTTTCCGTTCAGAGTGGTAACGGTGCGTCTTTTGGAATGGTTCAAAACATCCCTGCTTCATCCCAGCAGATGCACATCACTAACGAAGATAGCGAGGAAAGAAATGATGAATCATTTTCAGGTTCACACAGATCATCTTTATCATCAAATGTTCAGCCTTCAAATGTCTATAGAAATCCGTATGCTGATGATAATTTCGATGATGACCATCATGAAAGTCATCAGTACGCTAACCATAATCAGGAAAGAACAAATAACCATAATGGTGATGAAAACGATGACAGCAGTGAGAACAATAATGAAAATGACGACGACACAGATCGATGA
- the LOC105348042 gene encoding uncharacterized protein, giving the protein MEQGIGKGGVCRCQRNKLTAVPYLIGGTCIFVMVLISLSVIMVVCLIEYNKTKICTCHDPDVNIGGNKSDRGVIDIKHYSSKEEGSNGTSKTDCKPISWIDTCKACFSLKQQNV; this is encoded by the exons ATGGAACAAGGCATAGGCAAGG GTGGTGTGTGCAGATGCCAACGAAACAAACTGACAGCTGTCCCATATCTAATAGGAGgaacatgtatttttgtgatgGTTTTGATATCTTTATCTGTGATAATGGTTGTATGCCTTATAGAGTATAATA AAACAAAGATCTGTACCTGTCACGACCCTGATGTGAACATTGGTGGGAACAAAAGTG acagaGGCGTTATAGATATAAAACATTACAGCTCCAAAGAAGAAG GATCCAATGGGACGTCCAAAACAGATTGTAAACCTATCTCCTGGATTGACACATGCAAGGCGTGTTTTAGCTTAAAGCAACagaatgtttaa